One region of Chrysemys picta bellii isolate R12L10 chromosome 21, ASM1138683v2, whole genome shotgun sequence genomic DNA includes:
- the TAS1R2 gene encoding taste receptor type 1 member 2 isoform X2, with protein sequence MRSTGVIAMCVSVLLTVAVSETQYSDFHLAGDYLLGGLFSLHTETMSSPHLSHSAVPTCQAYKLKIASYSHLRAMRFAVEQINNSSTLLPGVSLGYEMVDVCYFTNSIHPILYFLANEHSVVQLQNNYTHYKPRVLAVIGPDSSQAAVMVAHVLSLFFIPQISYRATTNELNDRERFPSAFRAISSMEQQIVAMVLLLKEFQWNWINVLYSDDDYGRQNLKLLWARATGICVAMQDVIPVPRSSELLPLELQGKIKAIVSKVIHSTANVVIVLSLEMTLPFFFQEVVRQNVTDLVWIAAEAWAIEPTLYNITDLWRVGTILGVAAKEFSIPGFDDFRVSLAKDDNGQASDQTTCNQACDQCLGAARDADQTMRAQGERTDFSVYSSVYIVAHALHRLLGCNTTGCHKRMVYPWQLVPEVKRVDFSLLDKRINFREKGNTPNSFEIIQWKWDQPNHPFQKIASYSTKNQKLLFTTQNISWHTPNNMVPISVCSQECEYGQRRKPISVSSCCFKCIDCEAGTFLNNKDPYNCQPCPAHQWSSARSQECYPRLVKYLEWQERTSVVLLLFSALGLIATLVISVTFAIHSQTPVVKSAGGRMCFLMLVSLIIGFLNVPMYIGIPTEFKCVCRQTVFSLCFTVCISCITVRSFQIISIFKMAARLPKAYSYWTKYNGQYIFITVILALKVAIIVTNIIINPPAPVLVDLKDDPSLVVLQCNKSYKLALLMNSSLDTCLSILCFYFSYMGKELPKNYNEAKYITLCMTCYSVSGIAIFLVMSVYSAVLVTICDAMGVVINLLGISMGYFGPKCYLIFFHPERNTAAYFQTAIQSYTMRQD encoded by the exons ATGAGGAGCACAGGGGTGATCGCTATGTGCGTTAGCGTCTTGCTGACCGTGGCAGTCTCAGAGACGCAGTATTCCGATTTCCATCTGGCTGGGGATTACCTCCTCGGGGGGCTTTTCTCGCTGCACACTGAAACGATGAGCAGCCCCCATCTCAGCCACTCGGCGGTACCCACCTGTCAAGC GTACAAACTGAAGATAGCAAGCTACAGCCACCTCCGGGCCATGAGGTTCGCAGTGGAGCAGATCAACAATTCCAGTACTCTGCTGCCTGGTGTCTCCCTAGGCTACGAGATGGTCGACGTCTGTTATTTCACCAACTCCATCCACCCCATCTTGTATTTCCTCGCCAACGAGCACTCTGTGGTGCAGCTGCAAAATAACTATACACACTACAAGCCCCGGGTGCTGGCTGTTATTGGCCCAGACTCTTCACAAGCAGCTGTTATGGTGGCCCACGTATTGAGTCTTTTCTTCATTCCACAG ATCTCCTACAGGGCAACCACTAATGAGCTGAACGACCGCGAACGCTTTCCCAGTGCCTTCCGCGCCATTTCCAGCATGGAGCAGCAGATTGTGGCCATGGTGCTCCTGCTGaaggagttccagtggaactggaTCAACGTTCTGTACAGCGACGATGATTACGGGCGGCAGAACCTGAAGCTCCTGTGGGCCAGGGCTACCGGGATCTGCGTGGCAATGCAGGACGTCATCCCGGTTCCCCGCAGCAGCGAGCTGCTCCCACTAGAGTTGCAGGGAAAGATCAAGGCCATCGTCAGCAAGGTCATCCACAGTACGGCTAACGTGGTCATCGTCCTGTCCTTGGAGATGACGCTACCGTTCTTCTTCCAAGAAGTTGTCCGCCAGAATGTCACGGATTTGGTGTGGATTGCCGCCGAAGCCTGGGCCATTGAGCCCACCTTGTACAACATCACTGACCTCTGGAGGGTGGGCACCATCCTGGGGGTGGCAGCAAAAGAATTCTCCATTCCTGGTTTTGATGACTTCAGGGTCAGCCTGGCAAAAGAcgacaatgggcaggcgagtgaCCAAACTACGTGCAATCAAGCGTGCGACCAGTGCCTCGGAGCTGCCCGAGACGCAGACCAGACTATGAGGGCCCAAGGGGAGCGCACAGACTTCAGCGTCTACTCTTCTGTCTACATCGTGGCTCACGCTTTGCACAGGCTGCTGGGCTGCAATACCACAGGATGCCACAAGCGGATGGTTTACCCCTGGCAG CTAGTGCCAGAGGTGAAGCGCGTGGACTTCTCTCTGCTCGACAAGAGGATCAATTTCAGAGAGAAAGGCAACACTCCAAACAGCTTCGAGATCATCCAGTGGAAGTGGGACCAACCCAACCACCCTTTTCAGAAAATCGCCTCCTACAGCACAAAGAACCAGAAGCTGCTGTTCACCACCCAGAACATCTCCTGGCACACCCCAAACAACATG GTCCCCATTTCAGTCTGTTCCCAGGAGTGTGAGTACGGGCAGCGGAGGAAGCCCATAAGCGTTAGCAGCTGCTGTTTTAAGTGTATCGACTGTGAAGCAGGGACTTTCCTCAACAACAAAG ACCCGTACAACTGCCAGCCTTGTCCAGCTCACCAGTGGTCCAGTGCCAGAAGTCAAGAGTGCTATCCAAGGCTTGTGAAATATCTGGAATGGCAAGAACGCACTTCAGTGGTGTTGCTGCTATTCTCGGCGCTGGGCCTCATAGCCACTCTAGTCATATCGGTCACATTTGCCATTCATTCGCAAACCCCTGTGGTGAAGTCCGCAGGAGGCAGGATGTGCTTCCTCATGCTGGTGTCTCTGATCATCGGTTTCCTCAACGTCCCCATGTACATAGGAATCCCGACAGAGTTCAAGTGCGTGTGCCGGCAAACAGTGTTCAGCCTCTGCTTCACCGTGTGCATCTCCTGCATCACCGTCAGGTCCTTCCAGATCATCAGCATTTTCAAGATGGCTGCCCGGCTGCCCAAAGCCTACAGCTACTGGACGAAGTACAACGGCCAGTACATTTTTATAACCGTAATTTTAGCTCTGAAAGTCGCCATCATTGTGACCAACATTATCATCAACCCTCCTGCTCCAGTTCTGGTAGATCTGAAGGACGACCCCTCTCTAGTAGTGCTGCAATGCAACAAGAGCTACAAGTTGGCCTTGTTAATGAACAGCAGTCTAGATACATGTCTCTCTATTCTGTGCTTTTATTTTTCCTACATGGGCAAGGAGCTTCCCAAGAACTACAATGAAGCCAAGTACATCACACTGTGCATGACCTGCTATTCCGTTTCCGGGATTGCCATTTTCCTGGTCATGTCTGTGTACAGTGCTGTGCTGGTGACCATCTGCGATGCCATGGGCGTGGTAATCAATTTGCTTGGGATCTCCATGGGTTACTTTGGTCCCAAGTGTTATCTGATATTTTTCCATCCAGAACGCAACACGGCTGCTTACTTCCAAACTGCCATCCAGAGCTACACCATGAGACAGGACTAA
- the TAS1R2 gene encoding taste receptor type 1 member 2 isoform X1, with amino-acid sequence MRSTGVIAMCVSVLLTVAVSETQYSDFHLAGDYLLGGLFSLHTETMSSPHLSHSAVPTCQAYKLKIASYSHLRAMRFAVEQINNSSTLLPGVSLGYEMVDVCYFTNSIHPILYFLANEHSVVQLQNNYTHYKPRVLAVIGPDSSQAAVMVAHVLSLFFIPQISYRATTNELNDRERFPSAFRAISSMEQQIVAMVLLLKEFQWNWINVLYSDDDYGRQNLKLLWARATGICVAMQDVIPVPRSSELLPLELQGKIKAIVSKVIHSTANVVIVLSLEMTLPFFFQEVVRQNVTDLVWIAAEAWAIEPTLYNITDLWRVGTILGVAAKEFSIPGFDDFRVSLAKDDNGQASDQTTCNQACDQCLGAARDADQTMRAQGERTDFSVYSSVYIVAHALHRLLGCNTTGCHKRMVYPWQLVPEVKRVDFSLLDKRINFREKGNTPNSFEIIQWKWDQPNHPFQKIASYSTKNQKLLFTTQNISWHTPNNMVPISVCSQECEYGQRRKPISVSSCCFKCIDCEAGTFLNNKANPYNCQPCPAHQWSSARSQECYPRLVKYLEWQERTSVVLLLFSALGLIATLVISVTFAIHSQTPVVKSAGGRMCFLMLVSLIIGFLNVPMYIGIPTEFKCVCRQTVFSLCFTVCISCITVRSFQIISIFKMAARLPKAYSYWTKYNGQYIFITVILALKVAIIVTNIIINPPAPVLVDLKDDPSLVVLQCNKSYKLALLMNSSLDTCLSILCFYFSYMGKELPKNYNEAKYITLCMTCYSVSGIAIFLVMSVYSAVLVTICDAMGVVINLLGISMGYFGPKCYLIFFHPERNTAAYFQTAIQSYTMRQD; translated from the exons ATGAGGAGCACAGGGGTGATCGCTATGTGCGTTAGCGTCTTGCTGACCGTGGCAGTCTCAGAGACGCAGTATTCCGATTTCCATCTGGCTGGGGATTACCTCCTCGGGGGGCTTTTCTCGCTGCACACTGAAACGATGAGCAGCCCCCATCTCAGCCACTCGGCGGTACCCACCTGTCAAGC GTACAAACTGAAGATAGCAAGCTACAGCCACCTCCGGGCCATGAGGTTCGCAGTGGAGCAGATCAACAATTCCAGTACTCTGCTGCCTGGTGTCTCCCTAGGCTACGAGATGGTCGACGTCTGTTATTTCACCAACTCCATCCACCCCATCTTGTATTTCCTCGCCAACGAGCACTCTGTGGTGCAGCTGCAAAATAACTATACACACTACAAGCCCCGGGTGCTGGCTGTTATTGGCCCAGACTCTTCACAAGCAGCTGTTATGGTGGCCCACGTATTGAGTCTTTTCTTCATTCCACAG ATCTCCTACAGGGCAACCACTAATGAGCTGAACGACCGCGAACGCTTTCCCAGTGCCTTCCGCGCCATTTCCAGCATGGAGCAGCAGATTGTGGCCATGGTGCTCCTGCTGaaggagttccagtggaactggaTCAACGTTCTGTACAGCGACGATGATTACGGGCGGCAGAACCTGAAGCTCCTGTGGGCCAGGGCTACCGGGATCTGCGTGGCAATGCAGGACGTCATCCCGGTTCCCCGCAGCAGCGAGCTGCTCCCACTAGAGTTGCAGGGAAAGATCAAGGCCATCGTCAGCAAGGTCATCCACAGTACGGCTAACGTGGTCATCGTCCTGTCCTTGGAGATGACGCTACCGTTCTTCTTCCAAGAAGTTGTCCGCCAGAATGTCACGGATTTGGTGTGGATTGCCGCCGAAGCCTGGGCCATTGAGCCCACCTTGTACAACATCACTGACCTCTGGAGGGTGGGCACCATCCTGGGGGTGGCAGCAAAAGAATTCTCCATTCCTGGTTTTGATGACTTCAGGGTCAGCCTGGCAAAAGAcgacaatgggcaggcgagtgaCCAAACTACGTGCAATCAAGCGTGCGACCAGTGCCTCGGAGCTGCCCGAGACGCAGACCAGACTATGAGGGCCCAAGGGGAGCGCACAGACTTCAGCGTCTACTCTTCTGTCTACATCGTGGCTCACGCTTTGCACAGGCTGCTGGGCTGCAATACCACAGGATGCCACAAGCGGATGGTTTACCCCTGGCAG CTAGTGCCAGAGGTGAAGCGCGTGGACTTCTCTCTGCTCGACAAGAGGATCAATTTCAGAGAGAAAGGCAACACTCCAAACAGCTTCGAGATCATCCAGTGGAAGTGGGACCAACCCAACCACCCTTTTCAGAAAATCGCCTCCTACAGCACAAAGAACCAGAAGCTGCTGTTCACCACCCAGAACATCTCCTGGCACACCCCAAACAACATG GTCCCCATTTCAGTCTGTTCCCAGGAGTGTGAGTACGGGCAGCGGAGGAAGCCCATAAGCGTTAGCAGCTGCTGTTTTAAGTGTATCGACTGTGAAGCAGGGACTTTCCTCAACAACAAAG CTA ACCCGTACAACTGCCAGCCTTGTCCAGCTCACCAGTGGTCCAGTGCCAGAAGTCAAGAGTGCTATCCAAGGCTTGTGAAATATCTGGAATGGCAAGAACGCACTTCAGTGGTGTTGCTGCTATTCTCGGCGCTGGGCCTCATAGCCACTCTAGTCATATCGGTCACATTTGCCATTCATTCGCAAACCCCTGTGGTGAAGTCCGCAGGAGGCAGGATGTGCTTCCTCATGCTGGTGTCTCTGATCATCGGTTTCCTCAACGTCCCCATGTACATAGGAATCCCGACAGAGTTCAAGTGCGTGTGCCGGCAAACAGTGTTCAGCCTCTGCTTCACCGTGTGCATCTCCTGCATCACCGTCAGGTCCTTCCAGATCATCAGCATTTTCAAGATGGCTGCCCGGCTGCCCAAAGCCTACAGCTACTGGACGAAGTACAACGGCCAGTACATTTTTATAACCGTAATTTTAGCTCTGAAAGTCGCCATCATTGTGACCAACATTATCATCAACCCTCCTGCTCCAGTTCTGGTAGATCTGAAGGACGACCCCTCTCTAGTAGTGCTGCAATGCAACAAGAGCTACAAGTTGGCCTTGTTAATGAACAGCAGTCTAGATACATGTCTCTCTATTCTGTGCTTTTATTTTTCCTACATGGGCAAGGAGCTTCCCAAGAACTACAATGAAGCCAAGTACATCACACTGTGCATGACCTGCTATTCCGTTTCCGGGATTGCCATTTTCCTGGTCATGTCTGTGTACAGTGCTGTGCTGGTGACCATCTGCGATGCCATGGGCGTGGTAATCAATTTGCTTGGGATCTCCATGGGTTACTTTGGTCCCAAGTGTTATCTGATATTTTTCCATCCAGAACGCAACACGGCTGCTTACTTCCAAACTGCCATCCAGAGCTACACCATGAGACAGGACTAA